A window of Kyrpidia spormannii genomic DNA:
ACCGCCGCCTCGGCGTCCGAGAGGGCGAGAATCGGCCCGTATCCCGGTTCCACCTCTTTGGTGACCTCGATCATCTCCCGCAGAACGCCGGGCTTCAGCCCCGTCATCACCCCGGCCTGGCCGAGCATGGATTTTTCCATGAGCGCATTGCACGGACAAACGGTGACGCAGTGCCCGCAAGATACACAGGAGGATTGGTCGATGGGTACGCCCCCGTCCCACACCACCCGGGGACGCTCCAGGCTCCAGTCGATAGAGAGAGTTTCGTTGACCTGGAGATTCTGGCATGCCTCGACACATCGGCCGCACAGAATGCATTGGTTGGGGTCATACCGGTAAAAGGGATTCGATGCATCCACTTCGTAAGGTTTGGGGGAAAAGGGTTCGCGCTGATGCTGTACCCCCAGTTGTTTCACCGTATTATGCACGACACAGTTGCCGTTGTTGTTGTCGCACACCGTGCAGTACAACTCGTGGTTCACAAGGATGCGATCCATCGCTTCGAGCCGCGCCAGGCGCACCCGTTCCGACCGGGTGTCGATCCGCATCCCCTCAGTCACCTTGACACCGCAGGAACGGACCAATTCGCCATCGATCTCCACCAGACAGGTGTCACAGGTCTGAATGGGACCCAGGCTCGGGTGATAACACACATGGGGGATCTCCTCCCCCTGCTCCAACAGAACCTCCAGCACCGTCCGGTCCAGACGACCCCGTCGCACCTCCCCGTTCACGTGAACGACCACCCCCGAAACCTCCCGGGTGATCCCATCCGCCCGCTCTGCCATTGTCTCGTCCCCCTTTGACCCATCAAAAAACCATCGCAACGATCGGCTGTCGGCCGGTACACTCCCCATGCACCTCAGCCATATTCCGATTCATCGCGATGGTTAGTCACCAGCACTCCTTCGGTACCGTGTTCCAACCGGTATACCCTTGTTTGCTGATCCAACCCGTGACCTATAATTCATTCATCCGGGTCCCTCCATCGATAGGCCGATCAAAAACGAATACTGAAACCACCTCATCCTGATCGACGTCAATATCGGTGAACAATTTTACAAAATTCGCACCCACCAAAGCCTCCATGTCCACGGGACGCGTTTGTTGGTATAATTCTTTAATCATGTGCGTTCTCGCCTGCCAAATCATCATCCGTCCCTGATCGGTGCGCGCAATAAATCGCTCAACCGGGCTGAGGCTCCCGGCCATGTGGGCGATGGCCCAGTTTCCAAAAAAGGTCACCTTGATCTTTTCCGGCCCCTTGCCGATATGGTTTTTCCGATAGGCCCGCACCAAATTCGCGAACGCTTGCTCGCGATCCCGCCGCGACTCCTCCATCCTTTCATCCCCCGCAAAAACAATGTAGCATTATTCTAAGAACGGAGTCAACCAAACAGCTCCGGCCGCTTGGCGTGAACAAAGAGGTCCGCACGCCGGCGTGCTGGGAATCTAAAGCGAGGAGATCTTCATGGCGGAAAACGTCCGCTCGTATAAAGCCAAAAAAATCACTCTCGGTCACGTCCAAGAGTTCGACGATACGGTGGCGGTGGAAACACCGCTCACTCTCTATGTGAACGACGAGGAATTCGTGACCCTGGTCTGCACCCCCGACTGTGTGGAGGAGCTTATTATCGGCTTTCTCGCCTCGGAAGGGCTAATCCGGGGCCCGGAAGACATTCAATCTCTCACCATGGACGCCTCGGACGGCATCGTGTGGGCGTCACTGCCCAGGCTGTCGACACCCGCCCGGAGGATGTTCGGAAAACGGATCCTCACCAGTTGCTGCGGCCGAGGGCGGACTTCATTTTATTTTTTCAACGACGCCCGCACCGCCCGGAAGATCATCGGCACCTGGACCGTGTCCCCGGAAGCCTGTTTTAGAGCCATGGCTTCTTTGCAGCAGGCATCCCAGCTTTTTCACGCCACCGGAGGCATCCATCACGCGGCTTTGGCACAATCTTCCGGGGATCTCGTCGCTGTCCGCGCGGACGTCGGACGGCACAACACGCTCGACAAACTGTACGGCTGGGCCCTCAGGGAAAAGTTTGACGCGACTCAGGTCATGGTGGTGTTCAGCGGCCGCGTCTCCTCGGAGGTGCTGTTGAAGGTCGCCAAGATGGGCGCGCCGATCCTGCTCTCCAAATCGGCCCCGACAGACCTCGGCTTACGCCTGGCCGATGAACTCGGAGTGACGGTGGCAGGGTTTCTTCGGGGGAATGGGATGAATGTCTACACCCACGCCGAACGAATCACCGATGAGAATGTGACCAAATGACGAAAACTTATTGACAAAAATCAAAATCCCGATTATAATAATCAGCGTCAATGTGCAGAATGAGAAGACCGTTTAGCGGTTGGTACACGGTACCCTCGTGCTGGTGGCTAGCCGCCACAACTTCGGGATCGTTTCCCTGGATCCCGGTTGTGGCGGCTTTTCTCATTCATGACGGCTTTATCCGTTTTAATCTTACAAAGGGGGAAACTGGAATGAATAGTTCAAAAAATCGCTGGATCATCGCCCTGCTCAGCTCCAATTGATCGCCTTCCTGTATATGCCGTCTCTTCACCAGGCACTGTTGTTTGAAGTCCTACTTTTCGCCATCATTTCCTGCTACGGCGGCGGCTTCGCCTCGATTCCGGCCTACATCGGAGACCTGTTCGGCACCAAGCAATTGGGCGCCATACACGGGTACATTTTGACGGCCTGGTCAGCGGCGGGCATCGTCGGTCCCATGGTGGTGGCAGCGATCAAAGATGCCACGAAATCCTACGACGCCACCTTCTACGTCTTCGCCGGCCTTTTGGCTGTCGCCTTGGCCGTTTCGCTCTGGATTCGCTTGGAGATCCGGGTTTTGCGCCAGGCGAATGAGTCCCAGCCGACGCACACGAATCCTATCTCCTCGGCGGAAAACTAAATCCACGCCCCAGAGCTGGGGCACAAAAAACCCCCTCGCCGTTCGGGTGAGGGGGTCCGGTATATCCGGTTATCCTCGATTATCAAAGTAGTGGATAATAAGTGCCATTACGATCACGAACCCCGTTTACTCATCTGGGAGCCCGCATAGGCCGACAAAACCGCCACGACGATACCGACGATGATACTGTTCCACATCGCCCCGACGTTCTGGCTGAAGTTGAAGACCCAAGGTGATACGATGAACCACAGCCCCAGCAATGCACTCAGCCATGCCGTCCAAGCCGCTTGACTCATCTGAATCCCTCCTTGGCTCAACTCGCCCGGGTCTCGACCGGGAACCCGAGCTGCCTTTATTATAGCGTATTTTCCGACCGGAAGCAACAAAAATATACTTGTAAATCCATTTCTCGGGTGGTCGTCCTGACCTGGCGGCCGAAAGCCGGGATGCCCCGGTGCAACCCGGGACATCCCCTCAGGCCAAGGCCAAACTTTTTTCGATCGTACCACCGCCAACCACGTCCTCGCCCCGGTAAAACACCACCGCCTGCCCCGGGGTCACCGCCCGCTGAGGCTCATCGAACTCCACCCGGACCCGCCCTTCCTCTTCGGGGTAAAGGGTGGCCGCAGCTTCTGGGGCCCCGTAACGAATCTTCGCGTTCACCCGGGTCGGACCGTCCGGCCGGGGAAGGGAGACCCAATTCACCTTCGAAGCCACGAGGCCCGCCGCAAACACCCGCTCCCTGGGCCCTAACACCACCCGATTGCGCTCTGGCTGAATATCCACCACATATACGGGATGACCCACCGCCACCCCCAAGCCCTTTCGCTGGCCGATGGTGTAGAAAGGAACCCCTTCGTGCCGACCGACCACATGCCCTTCGGTGTCGACAAAATCCCCCGGCGCTACGGCTGAATCCCCCATCCTCCGACGGAGAAATTCTCCGTAATCCCCGTTCGGGACGAAACAGATGTCCTGGCTCTCCGCCTTGTTCGCCACCCGGAGCCCAAATTCCCTCGCCATCTCCCGAACCTCCGACTTCTCGTACTCCCCGAGGGGGAACAAGGTCCGGGCGAGCTGTTCCTGAGTCAGGTGATACAGGACATAGGTCTGGTCTTTTCGCCGGTCCTCCGCCTTGCGCAACACATAGCGACCCCGGGATTCGTCGTACAGTACCCGGGCGTAATGTCCCGTGGCCAGGTAGTCCGCCCCGAGATCCAACGCCTGCTCGAGGAGCAGGTCGTACTTCATATACATGTTGCACGCAATGCAGGGGTTCGGCGTCCGTCCCCGCTTGTATTCGTCTTCAAAATACTGAATGACCCGTTTTTCGAAAGCCTCGCGGTAATTGACGGCGTAAAAAGGAATCCCCAGCGTCTGACAGACCCGCCGGGCGTCGCTCACATCATCCACCGAGCAGCACCCCCGGCCGGAAGAAGTCTCTTCTCCCCCCCGCAGCCGCATGGTAATTCCGATCACATCGTATCCTCGTTCCTTGAGCAGGGCGGCGGTGACCGAACTGTCCACGCCGCCGCTCATGGCTACCACCACGGTCCCCTTATCCATGGCCACCGGGCCGGACCAATCGCCGGGCGATCCGCCCCACCGCGCGTCCGGCCTCCCGCACCTCCTCCTCTGTGGTTTGTATCGAAAAGCTAAAACGCAAGGAACTTCGCACCACCGCGTCCCCGAGGCCCATCGCCTGCAGTACATGGGAGGGCTCTAAAGACCCGGAAGTACACGCCGAACCGCTCGACGCCGCAATTCCGTGCAAATCGAGATTCATCAACAAGGTCTCCGCCGAAACCCCGGGAAACGCGACATTGAGGATGGCGGGAATGCCGTCTTCCGGGGAGTGAACCAGGACCTGGCCAAACTCCTCCCGGACTGCACCGAGAAAAATTTCTCTCAACCGAGCCGCGTGGTCCAAACCCGCAGTTCGCCTCGCCTTGAGCCAGGCTGCCGCCGCGCCAAATCCGACGATGCCCGGGACATTCTCCGTGCCCGCCCGTCTCCCCCGTTCCTGGGTTCCGCCGTACAGGAGCGGCACCCAGGGAGTGCCCTTCCGGACATAGAGCGCGCCGATCCCTTGGGGCCCGTGCAGTTTGTGGGCGGACACGGACAGCAGATCACAGCCGACCGCATCCACCTCCACCGGGAGCCACGGCACTGCCTGGACCGCATCGGTGTGAAAAAGGATGCCCCGCTCCTTGGCCAATGCGCCGATATCCCGCACGGGCTGAACCGCCCCGGTTTCGTTGTTCACCCACATGACGCTGACTAAAACCGTGTCCGGCCGAAGCGCCCTGGCCACGTCTTCGGCCCCCACAACACCCCTTGGCCCCGGATGGACATAGGTGACCTCAAACCCCCACTCCTCCAAGTGCCGAGCAGTGTACAACACCGCATGGTGCTCGATGGCCGTGGTCACCACGTGCCGACCTCGGTCCCGCAGAGCCAAAACGGCACCGACTAACGCGGCGTTGTCCGCCTCCGTGCCTCCGCTGGTGAACACCACTTCTGCCGCAGTGGCGCCAATCAGCGCCGCCACCGCCTCCCGGGCATCCTCCACAGCCGCCTTGGCTCTGCGGCCGAACTCGTGAATACTCGACGGATTCCCCACCCGTTCTTCCAAGTGGCGGGCCATGGCTTCCCGCACTTCCGGCAGCACGAAGGTGGTCGCCGCGTGGTCCAAATAGATGGCCCTCATCGGCTCCACCTCACTTGTTTTTCTTAAATGTAGTACATCAAACCGTCATCTGTGCCCTGGCGCATCATCTCCGCGAGATCAACCAGGGTCGTTCGGTCCAACACGGCATTGATGGCATCCCGCACTTCATCCCACAGCCGGCGAAGACCCGTCGGTTCATCTTCCACCACGGTGATGGGGCCCTCCAGAACCCGGACGATATCCCCGGCCGTAATCTCCTGGGCGGGTTTGGCAAGCACATACCCCCCGTACGCGCCGCGGATACTTTTGACAAGCCCGGCGTTGCGCAGAGGCGCAATCAACTGCTCCAGATAATGTTCCGACAGATTCTGGCGCTCGGCGATGGATTTCAGGGACACCGGCTGGTCCCCACTGTTGATCGCTAAATCCACCATCAACGTAATCCCGTAACGACCTCGGGTCGACAATTTCATGGAGTCCCACTCCCTTCGACTTGATGCTTTCCCTCGCCCGTGATCTTCTCGCCCGCCTCCCCCCTCTTTTCGCCCGGGGACTGCTCTTCTTTCCAGCGCGCGGCCATGAAACGAGCGATTTGCTGCTCGTGGCCCTGATCGCTGGGCCGGTAATACCGCCGGGGTGCAATTCCCGGAGGCAGATAGGACTGTTCCACCCAGTGGCCAGGATAATCGTGGGGATAGAGATACCCTTCTCCGTGACCCATGGCCTTTGCTCCGCTATAATGGGCATCCCGGAGATGGCGGGGGACAGTCAGGTCCAGCCCTTTCCCGACATCTGCCAACGCTTTCTCCAGCGCCATATAACTGGCATTGCTCTTTGGCGCCGTGGCCAAATAGGTCGTGGCCTGAGCGAGGGGGATCCTCCCTTCGGGCATGCCGAGCCACTGGACCGCTTGAAAAGCCGACACCGCCACCACCAGTCCCTGTGGATCGGCGTTCCCAATGTCTTCGCTGGCCAGAATCACCAACCGCCGTGCGATAAACAGCGGGTCCTCCCCCGCCTTGAGCATTTTCGCCAACCACAACAGCGCCGCGTCGGGGTCTGAACCCCGGACCGATTTAATGAAGGCGGAAATGGTGTCATAATGGACGTCCCCTTCCCGATCGTAAACCACCGCCCGGCGCTGAATGGACGCCTCCGCCACCTCCAGCGTGACAACAATCCGGCCCCGGTCGTCCGGAGCGGTCGTCAAGGCGGCTAGCTCCAGGGCGCTTAGCAGCCTGCGGGCGTCTCCTTCACAATAGCGCACCCAGTGATCCAATGCCTCCTCCCGCACCTCCAGAGGCATCGTACCCAGCCCCCGTTCTTTATCCGCAATGGCCCGCCTCGCGATCGTTTTTAAGTCTTCCGGACCGAGCGGGTGCAGGGCGAACACTTGGGAGCGGGACAGGAGCGCCTTGTTGACCTCAAAATACGGATTTTCCGTGGTCGCCCCGATGAGGATGATCAGCCCGTCCTCGACGTGAGGCAGCAGGGCATCCTGCTGGGCCTTATTGAAACGATGGATCTCGTCGATAAACAATGTGGTTTTCTGCCCATACATCCCCAAACGTTCCCGGGCGTCATCCACGATTCGTCTTAAATCCGCTACCCCCGCGGTCACGGCGCTAAGGGTGACGAAAGCAGAGCGGGTGTACCCCGCGATCAGCCGAGCCAGGGTCGTTTTACCCACGCCCGGAGGTCCGTAAAAGATCACCGAAGTGAGTCGGTCCGCCTCAATGGCTCGACGAAGAAGGGTGCCAGGGCCCACCACATCCTCCTGGCCCACGAGTTCGTCAAGGGTCGCCGGACGCATGCGGGCCGCCAGAGGAGCGTTCATCCGTTTCTCCTGCTCAGCGCGATAGGAAAACAGATCCATTTTCCGCCCTTCTTTCACCCGTAACTTCATCATTATACTCTACTTTCCAACATAAAAAAACAACGGGCCCTCGCCCGTTTTCGATGATCCTTCATATATGGGGTAAGAGCCCTGCCATGCCGTGTCCCTGAGTTTTGAACCTGCCCTCGGCAGGTGGGTGACCTGCGTCACGGTTTACATGTCCACCCGAAGATGGCTTATGCGCTCCGCGCCGACCCCGGTCTCCCTTTTAAACGGTGTTGGCTCAAAACTTCACGATAGATCACTAACACAGAAGGGCCCAAACCTACGGATCGTCGCGGTATCGCGAGCTCGCCCGCTCGCTCTCCGCATCTTTATGGTACCACAGCACTTCACACTGTGCAATGGAGAAATTCTCCGTCACGGACTCTTGTCCGGCCTATTGTCGGGCCGTCACGCCATCCGGCCGGATGTGCAACTCCCGCCACTGCTCTTCCGAGATCTCCGAAGGAGCACCGGTCAAGAGGCACGAGGCGCTGGCCGTTTTCGGGAAAGCAATACACTCCCGAATGGAGGACTTCCCCGCCATAAGCATCACGACCCGGTCGAATCCGAAAGCCATTCCCCCGTGGGGAGGGGCCCCGTATTCAAAGGCCTCCAACAAAAAGCCGAATTTCTCCCGAGCCTCTTCCATCGAGAACCCGAGGGTCCGGAACATCGCCTCCTGGATCTCCCGGCGATAAATGCGCAGACTGCCGCCTCCGATCTCATAACCATTGAGCACCATGTCGTAAGCCTGAGCCCGTACCCGCCCCGGGTCTCGTTCCATCAAATCCACATCTTCCCAGCGAGGCATCGTGAAGGGATGATGTTCCGCCACCCATCGTTTTTCCTCTTCATCATAGCTAAACAGCGGAAAATCGGTGATCCATGCGAAGGCGAAAGACCCGTCGTCGATCAGCCCGAGTCTGCGCCCCAAATGTAACCGCAGTTGCCCCAGCACCTCCGCGCAGATCTCCGGCCGGTCGGCCACAAAAATAAGCAGGTCCCCGGCCTCGGCGCCAAGCTCCCGGCGGATGGCGGCGAGTTCCTCGTCGGTGAAAAATTTGGCGATCGGGGATTTGACGCCTTCATCGGTAATGACCATCCACGCCAGGCCCTTAGCCCCCAGCTGTCCGGCCAGTGCCCCCAAATCGTCGATTTCCTTGCGACTGAACCCTCCGCATCCCTTGGCGTTGAGCCCGCGCACCGCCCCACCGGAATTCACCGCGCTCTGAAACACCCGAAATCCACAGGTTTTAACCGTCTCCGTCACGTCCCGAATCTCCAGACCGAACCGCAAGTCCGGTTTATCTGAGCCGTACCGGAGCATCGCTTCATCATAGGGTATCCGCCGAAACGGGAGTGGAACCGTCACGCCGAGCAGTTCCTGAAACAACTCCGCCATCATCCGCTCCATCAATTCCTGGAACTCCGCCAGGGGCATAAAGGACATTTCAATATCGATCTGGGTAAACTCGGGCTGGCGATCCGCCCGGAGATCTTCATCCCGGAAACACCGCACGATCTGAAAATACCGTTCGAACCCCGAGACCATCAACAGTTGCTTGAACAGCTGAGGGGACTGGGGCAGGGCATAGAATTGTCCGGGGTGCACCCGGCTGGGGACGAGATAATCCCTGGCCCCTTCTGGCGTCCTGCGGGTCAACATGGGGGTCTCGATTTCCATGAACCCGTGGCGGTCCAAGAACCGCCGGACCAGTTGCATGGCCCGGTGCCGCAGCAAAAACGTCCGCTGCATCTCCGGCCGCCGCAAATCCAAGTATCGAAACCGCAAACGCACCGACTCATCCACATCGATGCCGTCCTCAATCGGAAAGGGGGTCGGCTTCGACCGGTTGAGCAATTCCACCTCCCGGGCCCTCACTTCGATGGTCCCCGTCTCCAAATTCGGATTGACGGTATCCGGATCCCGGGCCACCACATCCCCCCGCACGCTGATCACATATTCGTTGCGCACGAGATCCGCCACCGCAAAGGCAGCCTCTCCAAACTCTGGACTCGACACCACTTGAACGATTCCACTGCGGTCCCGCAGATCCAGAAAAATCACTCCACCCAGATCCCGCCGCCGCTGGACCCAGCCGCTGAGAACCACCTCCCGGCCTATGTCGGACTCGCTTAGCCGTCCGCACATCGCGGTGCGCGTTAACGATTCCTTACCTGCCTGTGCCATGCTCGGTCTCCTTCCACCATGACTCCAATTCCAGAGCGGGCAGCTCTCGTTGTTCACCGCCCGTCAAATCCTTCACGATCACTACCCCCCGTCGCCGTTCCTCCTCTCCGAGGATGAGGGCCCACCGGGCACCCAGTCGGTCCGCCGCCTTCAACTGGGCTTTGAGGCTTTTCCCTTCGAACCCCCGCTCCGCCCGACAGCCCAAGGCCCGCAGGCGGCGCAGCCACCCCGTCAGCTCCACCGACGCCTCATCCCCGAGAGCGATGCCGAACACATCCACACCGGCTTCTGAGGCCCCCTCGCCCCGACGCTGCTCAAGGGCCAAGATCAAGCGCTCCAACCCGGCGGCAAATCCGATCCCGGGCACCGAAGGGCCTCCCAGCTCCTCCACCAACCCGTTGTAACGGCCTCCGCCCAGCACCGTGCCCTGGGCCCCGATTCCTTCTTCCACCACTTCGAAGGCTGTGCGGGTATAATAATCGAGACCCCTGACTAGCCGGGGGTTGATCTCGTAGGCAATGCCGGCGGCGTCGAGATGGCGGTGCAACCCCTCATCATGAGCCCGGCACTCGTCGCACAACGCCTCCCCGATCCTGGGCGCCCTCTGGGCGAGAGCCTTGCAGGTCTCCCGCTTACAATCGAGTAGCCGCAATGGGTTGCGTTCCAATCGGCCCTGGCAATCCTCACACAGCTGTTCTCGCAACGGTCGGTAGTACGCCAGCAGGCGCTCCCGGTACACCGGCCGGCACTGGGAACAGCCCACGCTATTCAATTCCAGCCGCAGTCCTTTCAAACCGATATCTTCCACAAAATCCAGGCCCAGGGCAATCACCTCGGCGTCCACGGCCGGGTCCGCCACCCCGAACACTTCGACCCCGAACTGGTGAAACTGGCGCTGCCGTCCAGCCTGAGGTCGCTCATAACGAAACATCGGGCCGAGATAAAACCATTTGACGGGCTGTGGCCCACCGTAAAACTTGTGCTCCACATAAGCCCGAACGGCCCCTGCCGTGCCTTCCGGGCGCAGGGTCATGCTGCGGCCGCCGCGATCATTAAACGTGTACATCTCTTTTTCCACGATATCGGTGTTTTCCCCGACCCCCCGCTGAAACAACTCCGTGTGCTCCAGAATCGGGGTACGCACCTCGGAAAAACCGTATCGTGCACAAATTCGCCGGGCCGCCTCCTCGATCTCATGCCACAGGGACGCCTCCTGGGGCAGGATGTCGTGCATCCCCCGCGGTCGCTGTGTCAACACCCCGAATCCCTCCTTCGCCACGGAAGACGGGGCCAGCCCGTCCCCCACACGCAAACAAAAAACCCGCCCCGGGGCGCAGGGACGGGACTGACATCCACCTGCCACTCAGCATCATGATAGCGAACAGGCCGACCCAACGTCAAGAAACTGGGCGCCGGCATTCCCGAAAGTGGACAGGAATCTATAGTCAATCCATCTCCGCTGTGCTACACTGATCCCAGTTTTGCGTCGCATTGCGACAGTCTCTGCCAGAAAGCGGGTTGCGCACATTATGGGCAAACGATTCGCCATCATCGTCGGGACCCGTCCGGAAATCATCAAGATGGCACCGGTGATTCGGGAATGTGAGAGGAGAAAGGTCGACTATCGCCTGGTCCACAGTGGCCAACATTACGACCACGCCATGGATCGGGCGATTTTTGAACAATTCCAACTTCCCGATCCTCACGTCAATCTGCGGGTGGGATCCGGACGGCACGGCGAAGTCACGGCACGCATCTTGGAACGATTCGAGGCGTACATCCTGCAAGAAGACATTCGGGCCGTCCTCGTGCACGGCGATACGAACACCACCTTGGCGGGCGCCTTGGCAGCCGCGAAACTCAACCTCCCCATCGGTCACGTGGAGGCGGGGTTGCGAAGTTTCGACCGCACCATGCCCGAGGAGGTCAATCGGGTTCTCGCGGATCACGTCGCCACCCATCTTTTTGCCCCTACCCCTGCGGCGGTGGACAACCTTCGGGCTGAGGGAATCGAAAATGGGGTCTACTTAACCGGCCAAACTGCTGCGGACGCCATTGAGTTCCTCCGGCCGGGCTTGGCGGAACATCCGATCTTGAACGAACTTCATCTCAAACCGGGCGCGTACGTGTATCTGACGCTGCACCGGCAGGAGAATACGGACCACCGGGAACGCATGGATCTTTTGATCCAAGGGATCGAGAGGGTCGGAAAAGAACTCGGCTTCACCATCGTCTGCGCCCTTCACCCCCGAACCCGGGGGCGGCTGATCGAATACGGCTGGCTCGACCGATTCTACGGCATCCCGGGGATACGAGTGGTCTACCCCCCGGTGGACGTTTTTGCTTCTTTGGCCCTACAGTCCCAGGCGGCCGTCGTGCTCACCGACAGCGGAGGACTCCAAGAGGAAGCGTGTATGCTCGGCGTCCCCTGCGTCACGCTGCGGGAGAACACCGAGCGACCGGAAACTTTAGCCATCGGATCCAATCGCTTGGCGGGATACCATCCGGACACCATCGTTGAGGCGGTGTCAATGATGGCCCGGGCTCCCCGGGGGTGGACACACCCGTACGGGGA
This region includes:
- a CDS encoding cysteine desulfurase family protein; this encodes MRAIYLDHAATTFVLPEVREAMARHLEERVGNPSSIHEFGRRAKAAVEDAREAVAALIGATAAEVVFTSGGTEADNAALVGAVLALRDRGRHVVTTAIEHHAVLYTARHLEEWGFEVTYVHPGPRGVVGAEDVARALRPDTVLVSVMWVNNETGAVQPVRDIGALAKERGILFHTDAVQAVPWLPVEVDAVGCDLLSVSAHKLHGPQGIGALYVRKGTPWVPLLYGGTQERGRRAGTENVPGIVGFGAAAAWLKARRTAGLDHAARLREIFLGAVREEFGQVLVHSPEDGIPAILNVAFPGVSAETLLMNLDLHGIAASSGSACTSGSLEPSHVLQAMGLGDAVVRSSLRFSFSIQTTEEEVREAGRAVGRIARRLVRPGGHG
- the cymR gene encoding cysteine metabolism transcriptional regulator CymR, whose translation is MKLSTRGRYGITLMVDLAINSGDQPVSLKSIAERQNLSEHYLEQLIAPLRNAGLVKSIRGAYGGYVLAKPAQEITAGDIVRVLEGPITVVEDEPTGLRRLWDEVRDAINAVLDRTTLVDLAEMMRQGTDDGLMYYI
- a CDS encoding replication-associated recombination protein A, whose product is MDLFSYRAEQEKRMNAPLAARMRPATLDELVGQEDVVGPGTLLRRAIEADRLTSVIFYGPPGVGKTTLARLIAGYTRSAFVTLSAVTAGVADLRRIVDDARERLGMYGQKTTLFIDEIHRFNKAQQDALLPHVEDGLIILIGATTENPYFEVNKALLSRSQVFALHPLGPEDLKTIARRAIADKERGLGTMPLEVREEALDHWVRYCEGDARRLLSALELAALTTAPDDRGRIVVTLEVAEASIQRRAVVYDREGDVHYDTISAFIKSVRGSDPDAALLWLAKMLKAGEDPLFIARRLVILASEDIGNADPQGLVVAVSAFQAVQWLGMPEGRIPLAQATTYLATAPKSNASYMALEKALADVGKGLDLTVPRHLRDAHYSGAKAMGHGEGYLYPHDYPGHWVEQSYLPPGIAPRRYYRPSDQGHEQQIARFMAARWKEEQSPGEKRGEAGEKITGEGKHQVEGSGTP
- a CDS encoding SPW repeat protein, translated to MSQAAWTAWLSALLGLWFIVSPWVFNFSQNVGAMWNSIIVGIVVAVLSAYAGSQMSKRGS
- a CDS encoding DUF2294 domain-containing protein, yielding MEESRRDREQAFANLVRAYRKNHIGKGPEKIKVTFFGNWAIAHMAGSLSPVERFIARTDQGRMMIWQARTHMIKELYQQTRPVDMEALVGANFVKLFTDIDVDQDEVVSVFVFDRPIDGGTRMNEL
- the hisS gene encoding histidine--tRNA ligase; this translates as MLTQRPRGMHDILPQEASLWHEIEEAARRICARYGFSEVRTPILEHTELFQRGVGENTDIVEKEMYTFNDRGGRSMTLRPEGTAGAVRAYVEHKFYGGPQPVKWFYLGPMFRYERPQAGRQRQFHQFGVEVFGVADPAVDAEVIALGLDFVEDIGLKGLRLELNSVGCSQCRPVYRERLLAYYRPLREQLCEDCQGRLERNPLRLLDCKRETCKALAQRAPRIGEALCDECRAHDEGLHRHLDAAGIAYEINPRLVRGLDYYTRTAFEVVEEGIGAQGTVLGGGRYNGLVEELGGPSVPGIGFAAGLERLILALEQRRGEGASEAGVDVFGIALGDEASVELTGWLRRLRALGCRAERGFEGKSLKAQLKAADRLGARWALILGEEERRRGVVIVKDLTGGEQRELPALELESWWKETEHGTGR
- the fdhD gene encoding formate dehydrogenase accessory sulfurtransferase FdhD produces the protein MAENVRSYKAKKITLGHVQEFDDTVAVETPLTLYVNDEEFVTLVCTPDCVEELIIGFLASEGLIRGPEDIQSLTMDASDGIVWASLPRLSTPARRMFGKRILTSCCGRGRTSFYFFNDARTARKIIGTWTVSPEACFRAMASLQQASQLFHATGGIHHAALAQSSGDLVAVRADVGRHNTLDKLYGWALREKFDATQVMVVFSGRVSSEVLLKVAKMGAPILLSKSAPTDLGLRLADELGVTVAGFLRGNGMNVYTHAERITDENVTK
- a CDS encoding MFS transporter — encoded protein: MIAFLYMPSLHQALLFEVLLFAIISCYGGGFASIPAYIGDLFGTKQLGAIHGYILTAWSAAGIVGPMVVAAIKDATKSYDATFYVFAGLLAVALAVSLWIRLEIRVLRQANESQPTHTNPISSAEN
- the aspS gene encoding aspartate--tRNA ligase encodes the protein MAQAGKESLTRTAMCGRLSESDIGREVVLSGWVQRRRDLGGVIFLDLRDRSGIVQVVSSPEFGEAAFAVADLVRNEYVISVRGDVVARDPDTVNPNLETGTIEVRAREVELLNRSKPTPFPIEDGIDVDESVRLRFRYLDLRRPEMQRTFLLRHRAMQLVRRFLDRHGFMEIETPMLTRRTPEGARDYLVPSRVHPGQFYALPQSPQLFKQLLMVSGFERYFQIVRCFRDEDLRADRQPEFTQIDIEMSFMPLAEFQELMERMMAELFQELLGVTVPLPFRRIPYDEAMLRYGSDKPDLRFGLEIRDVTETVKTCGFRVFQSAVNSGGAVRGLNAKGCGGFSRKEIDDLGALAGQLGAKGLAWMVITDEGVKSPIAKFFTDEELAAIRRELGAEAGDLLIFVADRPEICAEVLGQLRLHLGRRLGLIDDGSFAFAWITDFPLFSYDEEEKRWVAEHHPFTMPRWEDVDLMERDPGRVRAQAYDMVLNGYEIGGGSLRIYRREIQEAMFRTLGFSMEEAREKFGFLLEAFEYGAPPHGGMAFGFDRVVMLMAGKSSIRECIAFPKTASASCLLTGAPSEISEEQWRELHIRPDGVTARQ
- the mnmA gene encoding tRNA 2-thiouridine(34) synthase MnmA, whose amino-acid sequence is MDKGTVVVAMSGGVDSSVTAALLKERGYDVIGITMRLRGGEETSSGRGCCSVDDVSDARRVCQTLGIPFYAVNYREAFEKRVIQYFEDEYKRGRTPNPCIACNMYMKYDLLLEQALDLGADYLATGHYARVLYDESRGRYVLRKAEDRRKDQTYVLYHLTQEQLARTLFPLGEYEKSEVREMAREFGLRVANKAESQDICFVPNGDYGEFLRRRMGDSAVAPGDFVDTEGHVVGRHEGVPFYTIGQRKGLGVAVGHPVYVVDIQPERNRVVLGPRERVFAAGLVASKVNWVSLPRPDGPTRVNAKIRYGAPEAAATLYPEEEGRVRVEFDEPQRAVTPGQAVVFYRGEDVVGGGTIEKSLALA